TCCTTCACGAGACACCGTGGATCCTGAAATGTTCTTCGTAATACTTCTCCACAGCGCTCAGATCAACTAAATTCAGGAACGATGAGATGCTCATGTGACTTGCCAGCCACCTCTTATCACGAACCCATGGAGGAAGATAATATGGAAAAGAGATCTCCCCGCTCTCGTAATGCCTGTAGAGGATCGGTAGGTCTTCGATCGTCACCTTCCCCGCAAAGAGAAAATCGATATAGTGGAAGATGTTCAGCTTCAGCGCGACCCTTATAAAATTATATATCCTTAAAAAATATTCAAGGTAGCTGCAATCCTTCGTGAACGGGTATCGCCCATGGACATCGCCGCCCCGGAATACCCTCCGGCACAAATCGAAGGCTTCATGTTCGTTATAGTTTCCCTTCGTCAGGAAATGCTGGTAGAGATCGACGAAATCGGCCCCTTCCTCCGCCATGTGAATTCCTATTGTTCGGTCCTTCAACTTCTGGAGCCTGCCGACCGTTAGCTTCTTGCTCACCCACTCCTCAAAGACGGCCAGACCTTCGTTGTATTTGACGGAGCGTGGGGTCGCCTTCGAAAGGAACTTCAGAAGCGTTTGCTTCTCGCCGTTGATGGTCGTGCCGATGTGGATGTAGCCTTCATGATGTTCAAGGTACTGGAGTGTCCTCATGTTGAACATCCTTCCCTTCTTGAGCTTCAGCTTCTTTGCTCCGGCAGAGGCTTCCGATGTGATGTCACGGCTGAGGACCACTCTTATCTCTTCCCTGGGAAAGTACCTTCGAAACCTTTTGTTCAGGATCCGCACGGCCCGCTCCGCAGAGATATCGTTCTTCATGGGCGGCCCTATTCGCTCATCGGTCTCCACATCCAGAACACAATCAAGATGCCGGGCCAGTTCCAGATTGGTCGTTCTGTTGTCGAGGAAACTGTCGGATGGGGAGCCGTACAGCCCCCTGGATATCTCGTAGAACTTCCTAGTCCCTCTTGCTGCAACCATCTCGATGACCTCGATATACTGCTGGCAGGTGTCATAGAGGATGCGCATGAGATCATCGCGCGGATCGAGCATAGCCATGATTTCCTGAAATTCTTCTATCTTT
The genomic region above belongs to Acidobacteriota bacterium and contains:
- a CDS encoding flavohemoglobin expression-modulating QEGLA motif protein; this translates as MEKRDKYRETLKAASDRIIIAQKPVRILSSIAWPGWIKKKFLASMGRELPVYDYPPLKFNPSKKIEEFQEIMAMLDPRDDLMRILYDTCQQYIEVIEMVAARGTRKFYEISRGLYGSPSDSFLDNRTTNLELARHLDCVLDVETDERIGPPMKNDISAERAVRILNKRFRRYFPREEIRVVLSRDITSEASAGAKKLKLKKGRMFNMRTLQYLEHHEGYIHIGTTINGEKQTLLKFLSKATPRSVKYNEGLAVFEEWVSKKLTVGRLQKLKDRTIGIHMAEEGADFVDLYQHFLTKGNYNEHEAFDLCRRVFRGGDVHGRYPFTKDCSYLEYFLRIYNFIRVALKLNIFHYIDFLFAGKVTIEDLPILYRHYESGEISFPYYLPPWVRDKRWLASHMSISSFLNLVDLSAVEKYYEEHFRIHGVS